Proteins co-encoded in one Prunus persica cultivar Lovell chromosome G6, Prunus_persica_NCBIv2, whole genome shotgun sequence genomic window:
- the LOC18772891 gene encoding protein MIZU-KUSSEI 1 — protein MGEPKSPSQDQLHQTASSSSTVPPLPPPLPRQPSSLLQPSQNRKSRSKVIRVFRSVFRSFPIITPACRMPSLPMGRMDSSKTASSGTRVSGTLFGYRKGRVSLSIQETPRCLPSLVVELAMQTNVLQKEMGSGMVRIALECEKRADRDKTSLLDEPVWTMYCNGKKSGYAVKREATEEDLSVMELLKAVTMGAAVLPGKSEVEGPDGEMVYMRALFERIVGSKDSETLYMLSPEGNNGPELSIFFVRI, from the coding sequence ATGGGGGAGCCAAAATCTCCATCACAAGATCAGCTTCATCAAACGGCATCCTCCTCATCCACAGTCCCACCACTGCCTCCGCCGCTACCCCGCCAACCCTCCTCCCTCCTCCAACCAtcccaaaatagaaaaagtagAAGCAAAGTCATCCGAGTGTTTCGCTCTGTTTTCCGGTCCTTCCCCATCATCACCCCCGCCTGCAGGATGCCATCACTCCCCATGGGGAGGATGGACTCCAGCAAGACCGCCTCCTCTGGAACCCGAGTCAGCGGCACGCTGTTCGGGTATCGTAAAGGACGCGTGTCCCTGTCCATTCAAGAAACCCCTAGGTGTCTCCCAAGCCTTGTGGTTGAGCTGGCCATGCAGACGAACGTGCTTCAGAAGGAGATGGGGTCTGGGATGGTGAGGATTGCGTTGGAATGCGAGAAGAGAGCGGATAGGGACAAGACGAGTCTTTTGGACGAGCCGGTGTGGACCATGTATTGCAACGGGAAGAAGAGTGGCTATGCGGTGAAGAGGGAGGCCACGGAGGAAGACTTGAGTGTCATGGAGCTTCTCAAGGCTGTGACCATGGGCGCAGCTGTCTTACCCGGGAAGTCTGAGGTTGAGGGCCCGGATGGCGAGATGGTGTACATGCGGGCCCTCTTCGAACGCATTGTGGGCTCGAAGGACTCAGAGACCTTGTACATGTTGAGCCCAGAAGGAAATAATGGGCCTGAGCTCAGTATTTTCTTTGTAAGGATATGA